The genomic DNA AGGGTGTTGCTAGGAGTTTAAAAAGATTTTCTGGGAGGTTTTTAGTAtactgctatgcagttgctagggtgttgctatgcagttgctaagattTTGAAGGTGATTGCAAGGAcattactatgctgttgctaggggGGTTACAAAGATTTTCTGAGAGGTTTTTCTATGTTGCTttgcagttactagggtgttgctgtGGGTGATAGCAAGgacattgctatgctgttgctaggttGTTTCAAAGgtttggtttttagcatgttgccatGCAGCtgctatggtgttgtgggtgattgcatggacattgctatgcggttgctagggtgtttgggtGGTCGCTAGTGTGTTACTAGGGGTGTACAAAGATTTTCTGAGAGGTTTTTaatatgttgctatgcagttgctaaggtgttctgggtggtcactaaggtattgctatgcagttgctaggtgttgtgggtgattgcaaggacattgctatttggttgctagggtgttctggagggtcgttagggtgttgctaggggGTTACAAAGATTTGTTAAATACTTACTGTCAGAGGTTTTCAGTACCCTGAATTATGATGAACAGTTATACCACTAATAACCTATAAAATGAGACAATGCAGTTAATAATTCAATACGGTTCTTCATTTGCTCTGTTTGATGATAATGACAACTCACACAGCATGTATATGTTTTGAAACACGGACACGTTTCTGTAGAGTTTACTGGCTTTGGAAAGATTGTTGCTTTACACagagataaaataaataagtgaaaTTCTTTTATAGTAACAACAATGATAGTAGCAGTCAAAATAATATCACTTGGTCAGCattaatctttatatatatatatatttatatttagaaaaaGTTTTATGTTTTCCCTTTAATGCGCTGGTATAAGACTTTGGTTATCCGTTTAAATTCCCAGTAGCAGCATTCCACATGAAATCCAAACAGGAACGTTGCTCCTTGTGTCATTCCGTGTCAGCTCACCCAATTCCGCTCTCTTGTGAGGTCTTCCAATGTCATTGGTGACCACTTGTCTTTGGTCGTTAGTTTGTATTTGGTGCAGCTTTTGAGAAAGTATACATTCCAGTTCTTGTAAAGTCCGTCCATCCATCAATGGTCAAATGTTTTATAGGTCATGTATTATATCCCTCATGGTTGACACAACGTGAAATATGCTtttgcaagcacacacacatgcaaacacacttgTACAGCATTTAATTCATTTAGCCACTCATTCATTAGCtttaaagttcactcaaaaatgaaagttttgtcattatttactcacccatcatatcattccaaaccatatattgttattattattttttttaaatattctctCTGCTCTTTTACATGCAATGACCACaactgttgagctccaaaaaggcaCAATAAAAGTATCATTAAGTAAGTCATTTATTTTCCAATTTTCCCATTCCATGTAGTCCAAACCATtcccatttgttttttgtttttttgactaaCAACCCAAAATTTTGGTCAGTTGCTAACAAAAACTAcaacatatggcttcagaagactctgaATATtccactcaagtcatatggactacttgtaTGACTGCGTgaagattattaaaaaaattcccttttgtgttccacagaagaaagaaagtcctatgggtttaaaatgacatgatggtgagtgaataatgtcagaattttcattttgtcttgtcatttttattagtatagcgcttttcacaacacacattgtttcaaagcagctttacagaaaattatgctgtaatgtcttaaatgtcttTTTGAGCAATTTCATTAAAAACTTAATTgaaattgaaaatcatgccttaaaattataattttgtgtaCACTTTCCCTTTAAGGCAGGTCTTATCAGATGGACAACTCTCATATAACAGTAGTCTTTCTCTCTATGGCAAgccattttgacatttaatcgtgcagcatatgaattatagatatctataattacatttttactagttaaaattagggctgttgatttattGCGTTAATCcaatgcgattaattatataaaaaataatgcgttaaaatttttttaacacaattaatcatgtccccggaccataattAAAGCtcgaagtaccacctgttttctccagggggcagtaatcaaaactccagctgtacaggcaatgcATAGCTTATACAGAGACCAAACCACACTTATCGACAACAGACAGCACAatatgagaacacgttcttgcatttaaacacaggttgatggagcgcaaatccaaatgtagggatctcaagatgtgtttttctaagtattaaactgcattaaacttgacacagtgacctaaaaacggtatgtttatgacaccATGAAAACCGAgctgctccaaaagcgtccgtcttacgcaggtgtacattgatgcgtccttagaaaagcccttataataaatctatttcggacagattgacaaattcaattgcaaaatggattactgtgaactgcaggccaatgattggcttatgttcaataatatggaaataaacaatacattggattctaaagccactttttgttttgactttttggtaacactttacaataaagttccattcgttaacattaattaatgcattaggtgtcatgaagaaacaattaacaatatttttttataacatttattcatttttgttaatgcaagttaataaaaatacaattgttcattgttagttcatgttagttcataatgcattaactaatgttaacaaacacaacttttaattttaaaaatgtattagtatctgctgaaattaacattaactaagattaataaatgctgtaaaagtgttgttcattgatagttcatgttaactaatgttaacaaatggaaccttattgtaaagtgttaccatctttTTTAACGCTTTACTCgtgtgccacaataatgtaatgcattttaattatctgtattcttttttttataatatatatattttgcttatAATTAAGtaaaactatttataattattttatcattatatattaaattactgctatttgaggggctttttcagcaaatatttatatatgctattaattgcgattaattgcgattaattcgattaatcgcATACCATGTCATTAACTTGACTACagtttttaatcgattgacagccctagttaaaatgctaattcttgataccAGCAAATGAATTGCAACAAGTGAAAACGCAAAACATTTTAagtcagtaattacatttgcactagtaaacaCATTAATTCTTGATTAATGGCGTCATTACTCACGAAAACACTAATTCTTAAAATccacaactgaattacaactagtaaaactACGTTTTGAAATCTCCAAGtttatttcaacatgttagatttggtatttcagacaTCTGGGAATGGATTTCAAAAATCAGTAAATTGGaaagtaattaaagatatcttaaatgGTTTTTATACGAGGTACATTAACATCATAGATATCTAAAATTAACatttccactagtgaaaaccaaattacagataccaaaaatgaaaatatttactaATGGACATttaggaatggacatttgcacttgTAACAATGTTATTATTCTTATCAAATATTCATTTGTACTAGTATGAACTACATAGATTATATGAGTTTggaattttaactagtaagaacttaattaaagatatctgtaattgcattttgagcAGAAGGGAattacagatcattgtgaaaGTTTTCTAGTGAAAATGcatttacagatataaaaaattatggcTTAATAAAGAATGGGTATTTCCATGAGTAATGATGTCATGTCatattttatatcaagaattaacagtTTACTAGATCAAATGTAATTTCTGAtgtcaagaattagcattttagatagtgaaaattgaattaatTCATATCCTGAACGTGATTAAATCTCAAAAGGGCTTGCGATATTctctaatctctctctctttctgattcCAATCTGAGTCCATATTCTTCTCCAGTTCAAGGATATCTGTTCCACTCCCTTAAGCGGGATCACGTCCAAGCTTGGAAGTCTTGTCTTGGGAAAATTGTAACACGATCAGCGTCTACAGGCCAATGTGGTTGTGTTTTGTATAGAGTGCTGGGAGGATCATTTCTCCATTATGGGATTGTGGGCCGTTAGCGGGATAAACAGCCTAATGGTTCGTCCGCCCGTAGAGACCTTTCCGTTGTGTTTGCTTTGGTTCGACTTCTCAGTGTCTGAAGTAAGCTGTCGTAAACCACAGTTCTGGTGTGAATTAGCTAGTGTTTATCAGTAGGGTTGTACGACGTCCAACCCAGTGAAATATGGAGTGGCGCCCTTAGATTAGCATTTAGCACTGTCTGTTCAAATAAGGCGCGACTGTCCTACCTCAAATCCTGCTTTGCATGAGCAGTGTCATTTTCACTGGACTGTCCGGTAGGACTGTCTTAGTTTATTTCCAGTTCTCATGTAAGCGTGGTCTCACAGCGAGACAGTGGAGTTTTAGCATTAGCGTGGTCGTGCTGCACGGACTTTCTTGCTCCTCTTGCTAACGGTGGTGAAGCGGAACGGCGTTAAGTCCGGCTGCTCTCCGGGAGGAAAACGCTTCATGAAGTGGACGTCCTGCTGGTTTGGTAGCGTCTGCGGACCACGGCGAGGGCGCCCTCTTTTGGTGAAGCCCACGTACCACCCCGTGTAGCGTGCTGACATGAGCGCTGTGTAATTGTTTTCCAAAACCTTTTCCACGAAGACGCAATCCGCGCTACGATTACTGACCTTCTGGTGAGACAAAACATGTCCATATACAaatatgaagacaaagacaagcacaaacacacataaacaacaacaacaaaaaaagggtTTACATGTGTTAGTTTGCCTATAAGCGTAATATGATGAAACtgattaaagaccccatgaaataaaaaatggacTTTTGTGACATCTAGTTCTTatgtgttagctttgaggctaATTTATTCGCTTATGTACTCCTAAATGttgaaaaaattatgtttaagcAGATACATGGACTTGAAATTTTTTAATAGAGATTTTCGATTTATGAGTAAAAATTATGGAAGgccaaattaatcaaaattaaatcattaaataaatatttaaattaggggtgttgatttaacgcattaattcagtgcaattaattatataaaaaattatgtgttaaaaaatgtacacaattaatcatgtccccagatcGTAATAAGGATCGTTATCTTTCTAATTAAATGATTTATaggttttttttaatggtttcattgtgtatttgatttttttatttttatatttaagtacATACTTAAcgatttggtaacactttgcaacaaggttccatttgtttacattagttaacaacattagttaacatgaactaacaatgaacaatacttttatataatttattaatcttggttaatgttaatttcaacatataagtaaattaaaagttgtatatgttaacattagttaatgcactatgaactaaaaatgaacaactgcatttttattaactagcattaacaaagataaaCAAATGCCATAGAAAATACATTGTTCATGCTTGTTCAAAGCGAATTATTTTCCAGGTTTAAGGACTTGAAACTTAAAGTTCtaatggctatttaaaaaaaaaaaaggatgagtgTTATAAAATGTCCTGCCACAGctttctgtttcaataggaacTACATCAACACtggaaagaaaactgcatttcatggggtctttaaaaaaaacaaagcagaGGGAGTTAGCGGTAAATGGTTCACCTTGCCTACGAGCTTCCCCCTGCGGTTCATGCACAGGTAAAAATTGGTTTCCTTCCCTCTGATTCGCACCTGGCTACCGAAGGTGTCTGCTTCCACAACGAGCTGGG from Myxocyprinus asiaticus isolate MX2 ecotype Aquarium Trade chromosome 22, UBuf_Myxa_2, whole genome shotgun sequence includes the following:
- the fgf18a gene encoding fibroblast growth factor 18a isoform X3, translated to MWAFLSTLAVLYIQIMLVMCNPLQVFGVDGVNFSVHVENQTRARDAMSRRHHRVYQLYSRTSGKHVQVLGRKISARGEDGDKYAQLVVEADTFGSQVRIRGKETNFYLCMNRRGKLVGKVSNRSADCVFVEKVLENNYTALMSARYTGWYVGFTKRGRPRRGPQTLPNQQDVHFMKRFPPGEQPDLTPFRFTTVSKRSKKVRAARPR
- the fgf18a gene encoding fibroblast growth factor 18a isoform X1, with amino-acid sequence MWAFLSTLAVLYIQIMLVMCNPLQVFGVDGVNFSVHVENQTRARDAMSRRHHRVYQLYSRTSGKHVQVLGRKISARGEDGDKYAQLVVEADTFGSQVRIRGKETNFYLCMNRRGKLVGKKVSNRSADCVFVEKVLENNYTALMSARYTGWYVGFTKRGRPRRGPQTLPNQQDVHFMKRFPPGEQPDLTPFRFTTVSKRSKKVRAARPR
- the fgf18a gene encoding fibroblast growth factor 18a isoform X2 produces the protein MDTDVNHTQLRYIQIMLVMCNPLQVFGVDGVNFSVHVENQTRARDAMSRRHHRVYQLYSRTSGKHVQVLGRKISARGEDGDKYAQLVVEADTFGSQVRIRGKETNFYLCMNRRGKLVGKKVSNRSADCVFVEKVLENNYTALMSARYTGWYVGFTKRGRPRRGPQTLPNQQDVHFMKRFPPGEQPDLTPFRFTTVSKRSKKVRAARPR